Proteins from one Gammaproteobacteria bacterium genomic window:
- a CDS encoding transporter substrate-binding domain-containing protein — protein MNTTIVNRILVLSIGLFALWGCDTGTSTATDSGQADAATAQPQAAATPSPSEAPEDCTLVMGWDPWMPYQYRAANGSVTGLDIEIASAAAASAGCALETREGSWVEHLQALESGELDFVGGASHTPAREEFGRFTEPYRTEEFVLFVVTEDSPISGDSLAAVLEGGATIGTVAGFYYGGAVADLQAAGDYSGQFTEAEISDLNFQALVRGDISAVLEDPYVGAALLRVDGLADQVEEYPVEISTGEVSFMFSRKAVDDATYQRFSEALERMRSSGALESILDRYRD, from the coding sequence ATGAACACCACGATAGTGAATCGAATCCTGGTTCTATCCATCGGCCTGTTTGCCCTGTGGGGCTGCGATACAGGCACCAGCACGGCAACTGACAGCGGTCAGGCTGATGCTGCCACGGCGCAGCCGCAGGCAGCGGCGACGCCGTCTCCTTCCGAAGCGCCCGAGGATTGCACCCTGGTCATGGGCTGGGATCCCTGGATGCCCTACCAGTATCGTGCCGCCAACGGCAGCGTGACCGGCCTCGATATCGAAATTGCATCAGCGGCAGCGGCGAGTGCCGGCTGCGCGCTGGAAACGCGCGAGGGCAGCTGGGTCGAGCACCTGCAGGCCCTGGAAAGCGGTGAACTCGATTTTGTCGGCGGTGCCAGCCATACCCCGGCGCGTGAGGAATTCGGCCGATTCACGGAACCGTACCGGACAGAGGAATTCGTGCTTTTCGTCGTGACCGAAGATTCACCGATCAGTGGCGATTCCCTGGCGGCCGTTCTTGAAGGTGGCGCAACCATCGGCACGGTTGCCGGCTTCTACTATGGCGGTGCCGTTGCCGATTTGCAGGCTGCCGGCGATTACAGCGGCCAGTTTACCGAGGCCGAGATTTCCGACCTGAATTTCCAGGCACTGGTGCGGGGTGACATTTCCGCAGTGCTCGAGGATCCCTACGTTGGCGCCGCCCTGTTGCGGGTCGACGGCCTGGCCGACCAGGTCGAGGAGTACCCTGTCGAGATCAGCACCGGTGAAGTCAGCTTCATGTTCAGCAGGAAGGCCGTGGACGATGCGACTTACCAGCGTTTCAGCGAAGCACTGGAACGCATGCGCAGCAGCGGGGCACTGGAGTCGATCCTGGACCGTTACAGGGATTGA
- a CDS encoding SPOR domain-containing protein, whose translation MAKDYKNAGRQPSREASRVSTGALGLVAGFALGFGAAVILQVGVPASKKVDTPATQGAGNVGKALTDAVDRVRQETAPAAEKAKTTFDFYNMLPNFEVVIPEQDKDVRLSGNVNEVEQPGTYVLQAGSFRTTQDADRLRGQLALIGLESSVQTVTIDQSDGADQTWHRVRIGPFATLPELNDARRRLAENDLQALVIRVGE comes from the coding sequence ATGGCCAAGGACTACAAGAACGCCGGCAGGCAACCCTCGCGAGAGGCTTCGCGCGTATCGACCGGCGCACTCGGACTGGTGGCCGGCTTCGCGCTTGGCTTCGGTGCGGCGGTGATTCTGCAAGTCGGTGTGCCGGCCAGCAAGAAGGTCGATACGCCTGCCACCCAGGGCGCCGGCAATGTCGGCAAGGCGCTGACCGATGCGGTTGACCGGGTTCGCCAGGAAACCGCGCCGGCAGCAGAGAAAGCGAAAACGACGTTCGACTTCTACAACATGCTGCCAAACTTCGAAGTCGTGATCCCCGAGCAGGACAAGGATGTGCGCCTGTCCGGCAACGTCAATGAAGTCGAGCAGCCGGGTACCTACGTGCTGCAGGCCGGCTCGTTCCGCACCACCCAGGACGCCGACCGCTTGCGTGGCCAGCTGGCCCTGATCGGCCTGGAGTCCAGCGTGCAGACTGTCACCATCGACCAGAGCGACGGCGCCGACCAGACCTGGCACCGGGTCCGGATCGGGCCGTTTGCCACCCTGCCCGAATTGAATGACGCACGGCGCCGGCTCGCCGAGAACGACCTGCAAGCGTTGGTGATCCGTGTCGGTGAATAG
- a CDS encoding Re/Si-specific NAD(P)(+) transhydrogenase subunit alpha → MSTQLVILRETEDGEHRVALAPAVVKKLTDLGFDIHLEAGAGEAAGIPDEAFDVSTSADRSALLGKANVVFAVQPPSPETVKAMQKGAVLVSFMHPHKHPELVSAMKDGGITGLALERVPRISRAQSMDALSSQAACAGYRAALIAATSLHRFLPMLTTAAGTIRPAKVLVIGAGVAGLQAIATARRLGAMVEGFDVRSATREQVESLGAKFVDTGIKAEGEGGYARELTDEEKEQQNEVLADHIAAADAVITTAAIPGKPAPKIISAAMVERMKPGAVIIDMAAETGGNCEVTKAGEEVAHGDARVIGPVNLPSDLAEHASEMYARNLLNFVMPWFGEDGMSIDWDDEVYAKSVLTRDGEIVAEDLK, encoded by the coding sequence ATGAGTACGCAACTCGTCATACTTCGCGAAACCGAGGACGGGGAACACCGCGTGGCCCTGGCCCCGGCCGTGGTAAAGAAACTGACCGATCTCGGCTTCGACATTCATCTCGAAGCCGGCGCCGGCGAAGCGGCCGGCATTCCGGACGAGGCATTTGACGTAAGCACCAGCGCCGACCGCAGCGCCCTGCTGGGCAAGGCAAACGTCGTCTTTGCCGTGCAACCGCCGTCGCCGGAAACGGTCAAGGCCATGCAGAAAGGCGCCGTGCTGGTCAGCTTCATGCATCCCCACAAGCATCCGGAGCTCGTGTCCGCCATGAAGGACGGTGGCATCACCGGCCTTGCACTGGAGCGGGTGCCACGCATTTCCCGCGCGCAGTCCATGGATGCCTTGTCCTCGCAGGCAGCCTGCGCCGGTTACCGCGCGGCCCTGATTGCAGCCACCTCCTTGCACCGCTTCCTGCCCATGCTGACCACGGCCGCCGGCACCATCCGGCCGGCCAAGGTGCTGGTGATCGGCGCGGGCGTCGCCGGGCTGCAGGCGATTGCCACCGCCAGGCGTCTCGGCGCGATGGTGGAAGGCTTCGACGTGCGCTCGGCAACACGTGAGCAGGTCGAATCGCTCGGCGCGAAGTTCGTCGATACCGGCATCAAGGCCGAGGGCGAGGGTGGCTACGCTCGCGAGCTCACCGACGAGGAAAAGGAGCAACAGAACGAAGTGCTGGCCGATCACATAGCTGCTGCCGATGCGGTCATCACGACAGCAGCCATTCCCGGCAAACCGGCGCCGAAGATCATCTCGGCTGCCATGGTCGAACGCATGAAACCTGGTGCAGTGATCATCGACATGGCCGCCGAAACCGGTGGCAACTGCGAGGTCACCAAAGCCGGCGAGGAAGTCGCGCATGGTGACGCCCGCGTCATCGGCCCGGTGAACCTGCCCAGCGACCTGGCAGAACACGCCAGCGAGATGTACGCCCGCAACCTGCTCAACTTCGTCATGCCCTGGTTCGGCGAAGACGGCATGAGCATCGACTGGGACGACGAGGTCTATGCGAAATCGGTACTGACACGTGACGGCGAGATCGTCGCGGAGGATCTGAAATGA
- the argS gene encoding arginine--tRNA ligase, producing the protein MKAAIASALDTAIRNLDSELLPDEAREDLNLQIERTRDRKHGDFACNIALMLAKPARRKPRDIAEAIVAALPEDPTITKVDIAGPGFINFHVSPTAYAREIAAVHEQAEKYGRNAGGAGEKVQIEFVSANPTGPLHVGHGRGAAVGDCLARVLEANGWDVTREFYYNDAGNQIDNLALSVQARAKGVEPESDDWPEDGYRGQYISDVAEAFKRGDSVHADDIEYTANGDVEDLDAIRHFAVAYLRHEQDLDLKAFGVQFDVFFLESSLYSDGKVAATVEQLEKNGHAYEADGALWLRTTDFGDDKDRVMRKKEGGYTYFLPDVAYHLDKWQRGFKRVINEHGADHHSTLARVRAGLQALDAGIPQGWPEYVLHQMVTVMRSGEEVKISKRAGSYVTIRDLIDEVGKDATRYFLISRKPESQLTFDIDLARKQSNENPVYYIQYAHARVCSVLRQAAERGVEIDLDAGLKGVSQLDSEHQDAVLVAVSRFPEMVESAGRNLEPHLVSQYLTELATAFHTWYNAEQFLVDDQDERNARMALAVAVRQVIRNGLDLLGVSAPESM; encoded by the coding sequence TTGAAAGCGGCCATCGCCAGCGCACTCGATACTGCCATCCGGAACCTCGACAGCGAGCTCTTGCCCGACGAGGCGCGGGAGGACCTGAACCTCCAGATCGAGCGCACCCGGGATCGCAAGCATGGCGACTTCGCCTGCAACATCGCGCTGATGCTCGCCAAGCCGGCGCGCCGCAAGCCACGCGACATTGCCGAAGCCATCGTGGCCGCCCTGCCGGAGGATCCGACCATCACCAAGGTCGATATTGCCGGACCCGGTTTCATCAATTTCCACGTTTCTCCAACGGCCTACGCTCGCGAGATCGCTGCCGTGCACGAGCAGGCAGAGAAGTACGGCCGCAACGCCGGTGGTGCAGGCGAGAAAGTGCAGATCGAGTTCGTTTCCGCCAACCCGACCGGCCCGCTGCATGTCGGCCATGGGCGCGGCGCGGCCGTCGGCGATTGCCTGGCACGCGTGCTGGAAGCGAATGGCTGGGACGTGACTCGCGAGTTCTATTACAACGACGCCGGCAACCAGATCGACAACCTGGCTCTCTCCGTGCAGGCACGCGCCAAGGGTGTCGAGCCGGAAAGCGACGACTGGCCGGAAGACGGTTACCGCGGCCAGTACATCAGCGATGTGGCCGAAGCCTTCAAGCGCGGCGACAGCGTGCATGCCGATGACATCGAGTACACGGCCAATGGCGATGTCGAGGATCTCGATGCGATTCGCCACTTCGCCGTTGCCTACCTGCGCCACGAACAGGACCTCGACCTGAAGGCTTTCGGCGTGCAGTTCGACGTGTTTTTCCTGGAATCCTCGCTGTACTCCGATGGCAAGGTCGCAGCGACAGTCGAACAGCTGGAAAAGAACGGTCATGCCTACGAAGCCGACGGGGCGCTGTGGCTGCGTACCACCGACTTCGGCGACGACAAGGATCGCGTCATGCGCAAGAAGGAAGGTGGCTACACCTACTTCCTGCCGGATGTCGCCTATCACCTCGACAAGTGGCAGCGTGGCTTCAAGCGCGTGATCAACGAACACGGCGCCGATCATCACTCGACCCTGGCGCGGGTGCGCGCCGGCCTGCAGGCTCTCGATGCCGGCATCCCGCAGGGCTGGCCGGAATACGTCTTGCACCAGATGGTGACGGTGATGCGCTCGGGCGAGGAAGTGAAGATTTCCAAGCGCGCCGGGTCCTACGTGACCATTCGCGACCTGATTGACGAAGTCGGCAAGGATGCGACGCGTTATTTCCTGATTTCCCGCAAACCGGAATCGCAGCTGACTTTCGACATCGACCTGGCCCGCAAGCAGTCGAACGAAAACCCGGTGTACTACATTCAGTACGCGCATGCGCGCGTCTGCTCGGTGCTCAGGCAGGCGGCAGAGCGTGGCGTCGAAATCGACCTGGACGCCGGATTGAAGGGCGTGAGCCAGTTGGACTCCGAACACCAGGATGCCGTTCTCGTGGCTGTATCGCGCTTCCCGGAGATGGTGGAAAGTGCCGGCCGCAACCTGGAGCCGCACCTGGTGAGCCAGTACCTGACGGAACTCGCGACAGCCTTCCACACCTGGTACAACGCCGAGCAGTTCCTGGTGGATGACCAGGACGAACGCAATGCCCGCATGGCACTTGCCGTGGCGGTACGCCAGGTGATCCGCAATGGCCTGGACCTGCTCGGCGTATCCGCGCCAGAGTCGATGTAA
- a CDS encoding NAD(P)(+) transhydrogenase (Re/Si-specific) subunit beta, whose product MSISVNFLIQGAYFAAAYLFIAGLQRMSSPKTARGGIFWAGAGMLVATLATFAWPGMSNFGLMLAAIGLAFVLAWWSGKKVAMTDMPQMVALYNGMGGGAAAAIGAVELLKVSAGGEAASHGYVFIGLAVIGSLIGAVSFSGSLVAFAKLQGLIKRSMRFAGQQWVNALMFLVILVLGGMLIAGPIEGTEMIVLFFGLTLLFGILMTLPIGGADMPVVISLYNALTGLAVAFEGFVLNNAAMIIAGTVVGAAGTMLTQLMAKSMNRPLSNVLFSGFGDAAAEGGEIEGTMKPIDDADAAVMMAYAEKVIIVPGYGMAVAQAQHKIWEFCQKLMDRGVKVSFAIHPVAGRMPGHMNVLLAEAGVPYDLIFDLEEINNDFKQADVALIIGANDVVNPMARSNPESPIYGMPILNADQAKNVIVSKRGQGTGFSGVENALFYGDNTRMLYGDAQETAGQLIQQLKDL is encoded by the coding sequence ATGAGCATCTCCGTCAACTTCCTTATCCAGGGCGCCTACTTTGCGGCCGCCTACCTGTTCATAGCCGGCCTGCAGCGCATGAGCTCGCCGAAGACGGCACGTGGTGGCATTTTCTGGGCGGGCGCCGGCATGCTCGTCGCCACGCTGGCAACATTTGCATGGCCCGGCATGAGCAACTTCGGGTTGATGCTCGCCGCAATTGGCCTGGCTTTCGTGCTGGCCTGGTGGTCGGGCAAGAAAGTCGCCATGACCGACATGCCGCAGATGGTGGCGCTTTACAACGGCATGGGCGGCGGTGCGGCTGCGGCAATCGGCGCTGTCGAGCTGCTGAAGGTGTCGGCCGGTGGCGAAGCCGCCTCGCATGGCTACGTGTTCATCGGCCTGGCCGTGATCGGCAGCCTGATTGGTGCAGTGTCCTTCTCAGGCTCCCTGGTTGCCTTTGCCAAGCTGCAAGGCCTGATCAAGCGCTCCATGCGCTTCGCCGGCCAGCAGTGGGTCAATGCCCTGATGTTCCTGGTCATCCTGGTACTCGGTGGCATGTTGATCGCCGGTCCTATCGAAGGCACGGAGATGATCGTGCTGTTCTTCGGCCTGACGCTGCTGTTCGGCATATTGATGACCTTGCCCATCGGCGGTGCCGACATGCCGGTGGTGATTTCGCTGTACAACGCCCTGACCGGCCTGGCCGTCGCCTTCGAAGGCTTCGTGCTGAACAACGCCGCCATGATCATTGCCGGCACGGTGGTCGGCGCGGCCGGCACCATGCTGACGCAGTTGATGGCCAAGTCCATGAACCGGCCGCTGTCGAACGTGCTGTTCTCCGGCTTCGGCGATGCCGCGGCCGAGGGTGGCGAGATCGAAGGCACGATGAAGCCGATCGACGATGCCGATGCGGCGGTCATGATGGCCTATGCCGAAAAGGTGATCATCGTGCCGGGTTACGGCATGGCGGTGGCGCAGGCGCAGCACAAGATCTGGGAGTTCTGCCAGAAGCTGATGGATCGCGGTGTGAAGGTGAGCTTTGCCATCCACCCGGTCGCCGGGCGCATGCCGGGGCACATGAACGTGCTGCTGGCCGAAGCCGGGGTGCCTTACGACCTGATTTTCGACCTGGAAGAAATCAACAACGACTTCAAGCAGGCCGACGTGGCGCTGATCATCGGTGCGAACGACGTCGTCAACCCGATGGCGCGCAGCAACCCGGAAAGCCCGATCTACGGCATGCCGATCCTGAATGCCGACCAGGCGAAGAACGTGATCGTCTCCAAGCGTGGCCAGGGAACGGGTTTCTCGGGCGTCGAGAACGCCCTGTTCTACGGCGACAACACGCGCATGCTATACGGCGACGCGCAGGAAACTGCCGGCCAGCTCATCCAGCAGCTGAAGGACCTGTAG
- a CDS encoding NAD(P) transhydrogenase subunit alpha, with protein sequence MIDGWVALYIFMLAAFTGYEIIRRVPTILHTPLMSGSNFVHGIVLVGAMVMLGQADTTLEKVIGFIGVFLAAGNAVGGYVATERMLEMFKSSKDEKKEGGDA encoded by the coding sequence ATGATTGACGGTTGGGTAGCACTCTACATATTCATGCTCGCGGCCTTTACTGGCTACGAGATCATCCGGCGCGTGCCGACCATCCTGCACACGCCATTGATGTCCGGCTCGAACTTCGTGCATGGCATCGTGCTGGTCGGTGCGATGGTCATGCTCGGGCAGGCCGACACCACCCTGGAGAAGGTCATCGGCTTCATCGGTGTCTTCCTGGCTGCCGGCAATGCCGTCGGCGGTTACGTTGCCACCGAGCGCATGCTGGAGATGTTCAAGTCATCGAAGGACGAGAAGAAAGAAGGAGGTGACGCATGA
- a CDS encoding primosomal protein N': protein MSADKYLRVAVPSPLLSYFDYLPPRGFPISDIKPGCRLRVPFGRQELIGVVVETRATTDVPAGKLKAALACLDDAPLLSDELIYLARWAAGYYHTPPGLVFEALLPVRLRKGDAVDAAELERFVLTEAGTSSDPDELRRAPRQARLLALLQRAGTALTPAELAADGGAWRQGIAGLEDKGLVQREAYRPTLDPLPADTPPALGKAQADAVKQVLGHRESFQAWLLEGVTGSGKTEVYLNILDTVVNGDGKQALVLVPEIGLTPQLLERFRRRLQAPIVVSHSGLNDTERLAAWAAMASGEARVMIGTRSAVFAPLPEPGIIIIDEEHDASFKQQEGFRYSARDLAVVRAQRNSIPVLLGSATPSLESLANVEARRYRRLPLPERAGGASPPRIDLLDIRGQKLNGGLADTLVDTMKRHLADDGQVMLFLNRRGYAPRLVCDECGWLAECRRCDAQLTVHQAKNALQCHHCGAEAAVPIRCPDCSHEPLSRLGRGTERLAETLAELFPDEDIIRIDRDTTARKGELDRKLTAIRDGQHRILLGTQMLAKGHDFPNLTLVGILNADQGLFGLDFRSAERMAQLVVQVAGRAGRADRPGQVMVQTHHPDHPLLVQLVKHGYDAFAATALAERKAAMLPPCTAMALLRAEATSAGAPRAFLAAAKGILEDGNAGWALGPAPAPMERRAGRYRSQLLLQARQRAGLHEMLNKLAPLLDSLPEARKVRWSLDVDPADLF from the coding sequence ATGAGCGCTGACAAGTACCTGCGCGTGGCCGTGCCATCACCGCTGCTGAGTTACTTCGACTACCTTCCGCCTCGAGGGTTCCCGATCTCGGACATCAAACCAGGCTGCCGCCTGCGCGTTCCTTTCGGCCGCCAGGAACTGATAGGGGTGGTCGTCGAGACGCGCGCCACCACCGACGTGCCGGCCGGGAAACTCAAGGCGGCGCTGGCCTGCCTGGATGATGCGCCGCTGCTCTCCGATGAACTGATTTACCTCGCACGCTGGGCGGCTGGCTATTACCACACGCCGCCCGGATTGGTGTTCGAAGCCCTGTTGCCCGTGCGGCTGCGCAAGGGAGATGCCGTCGATGCGGCCGAGCTGGAGCGCTTCGTGCTGACCGAGGCAGGAACGAGCAGCGATCCCGACGAGCTGCGCCGGGCGCCGCGCCAGGCCAGGCTGCTGGCCCTGCTGCAACGTGCCGGCACGGCGCTTACCCCGGCGGAGCTGGCCGCGGACGGCGGCGCCTGGCGGCAGGGCATCGCCGGCCTGGAGGACAAGGGCCTGGTGCAGCGCGAAGCCTACCGCCCGACCCTCGATCCCCTGCCGGCTGATACGCCACCGGCACTGGGCAAGGCGCAAGCCGATGCCGTCAAGCAGGTGCTCGGTCATCGCGAAAGCTTTCAGGCCTGGCTGCTGGAGGGCGTCACTGGCTCGGGCAAGACCGAGGTCTACCTCAACATTCTCGATACCGTCGTCAATGGTGACGGCAAGCAGGCACTCGTGCTGGTGCCGGAAATCGGCCTGACGCCACAATTGCTGGAACGTTTCCGGCGGCGGCTGCAGGCGCCCATCGTGGTCAGCCATTCCGGCCTCAACGACACCGAAAGGCTGGCTGCCTGGGCGGCGATGGCCAGTGGCGAGGCGCGGGTGATGATCGGCACGCGCTCAGCGGTTTTCGCGCCGCTGCCCGAGCCCGGCATCATCATCATCGACGAGGAGCACGATGCCTCGTTCAAGCAGCAGGAAGGCTTTCGCTATTCGGCCAGGGACCTGGCGGTGGTGCGCGCCCAGCGCAACAGCATTCCGGTGCTGCTCGGGTCGGCCACCCCGTCGCTGGAAAGCCTGGCCAATGTCGAGGCGCGCCGCTACCGGCGACTCCCGCTGCCAGAGCGGGCCGGCGGTGCGAGCCCGCCGCGAATCGACCTGCTGGACATCCGCGGCCAGAAATTGAACGGCGGTCTTGCCGACACCCTGGTCGACACCATGAAACGTCACCTCGCCGATGACGGCCAGGTGATGCTGTTCCTGAATCGCCGGGGTTATGCGCCACGCCTGGTGTGCGACGAATGTGGCTGGCTGGCGGAATGCCGGCGTTGCGACGCCCAGCTGACGGTTCACCAGGCGAAAAACGCATTGCAGTGCCATCACTGTGGCGCCGAAGCCGCGGTACCGATCCGCTGCCCGGACTGCAGTCACGAGCCGCTGTCGAGATTGGGGCGCGGTACCGAGCGGCTGGCCGAAACCCTCGCCGAACTGTTCCCCGACGAAGACATCATCCGTATCGATCGCGACACCACCGCTCGCAAGGGCGAGCTTGACCGCAAGCTGACCGCCATTCGCGACGGCCAGCACCGCATCCTGCTGGGCACGCAAATGCTGGCGAAGGGCCATGACTTCCCGAACCTGACGCTGGTCGGGATCCTCAATGCCGACCAGGGATTGTTCGGCCTGGACTTCCGCTCCGCCGAGCGCATGGCCCAGCTGGTGGTGCAGGTGGCGGGCCGGGCCGGCCGCGCCGATCGACCCGGGCAGGTCATGGTGCAGACCCACCACCCCGACCATCCGCTGCTCGTGCAGCTGGTCAAGCATGGCTATGACGCTTTTGCAGCAACGGCCCTGGCCGAACGCAAGGCAGCAATGCTGCCGCCCTGCACTGCCATGGCCCTGCTGCGGGCGGAGGCCACCAGCGCGGGTGCGCCGCGTGCCTTCCTGGCCGCGGCCAAGGGCATCCTGGAAGACGGGAATGCCGGCTGGGCCCTCGGGCCGGCGCCTGCCCCGATGGAACGACGCGCAGGACGTTATCGCTCGCAATTGCTGCTGCAGGCCAGGCAGCGCGCCGGCCTGCACGAGATGCTGAACAAGCTGGCGCCGCTGCTCGACAGCCTGCCGGAGGCGCGCAAGGTCCGCTGGTCGCTGGACGTCGACCCGGCCGACCTGTTCTGA
- a CDS encoding DUF4412 domain-containing protein, translated as MNRMTKTVLTTTLVTLSLAAGQAMADARLVYVQSDTGKTMSIITIKNGVVRMDDKDGDGWVLFDSGTETLTTVDPESRSYTVLDKAAMEKLGNTVSDAMKQMQAQLESMPAEQRAMMESMLKKQFGISDDKVETSATRNGKTREIAGHTCEEVVFRMGNQGETLLCVVPTEELGISAADADAVAAMYRTMSQFAAELGNSIGISYSLPDVGGMPVYSRDSSDDAADILKRVETGSQPAALFDIPAGYRQQQVDFD; from the coding sequence ATGAACAGAATGACAAAGACCGTACTGACGACCACGCTGGTGACCCTCTCGCTGGCAGCAGGCCAGGCGATGGCCGACGCCCGACTGGTATATGTCCAGTCCGACACTGGCAAGACCATGAGCATCATCACCATCAAGAACGGCGTGGTCAGGATGGATGACAAGGATGGCGACGGCTGGGTGCTGTTCGATTCCGGCACGGAAACCCTCACTACCGTAGACCCGGAATCGAGAAGCTACACGGTGCTCGACAAGGCGGCGATGGAGAAGCTCGGCAATACGGTGTCCGATGCCATGAAGCAGATGCAGGCACAGCTCGAGAGCATGCCGGCCGAACAGCGCGCCATGATGGAATCGATGCTGAAGAAACAGTTCGGCATCAGCGACGACAAGGTGGAAACCAGCGCGACCCGCAATGGCAAGACCCGGGAGATTGCCGGCCATACCTGCGAGGAAGTCGTCTTCCGGATGGGCAACCAGGGCGAAACGCTGCTGTGCGTCGTGCCGACCGAGGAGCTCGGGATCAGCGCCGCCGATGCCGACGCCGTTGCTGCCATGTACCGCACCATGAGCCAGTTTGCTGCCGAACTCGGCAACAGCATCGGCATCAGCTACTCGCTGCCGGACGTCGGGGGAATGCCGGTCTATTCCCGTGACAGTTCGGATGATGCAGCGGACATTCTGAAGCGTGTCGAAACAGGCAGCCAGCCTGCCGCACTGTTCGACATTCCGGCCGGCTACCGGCAGCAGCAAGTCGATTTCGACTGA
- a CDS encoding CapA family protein, whose amino-acid sequence MNSLRPGLLVLLVLLGACATPGTTRAPAPEADAGLDIPARAPQERAERITIAAVGDVMLGSDFPSNRLPPDEGRGLLADVAPVLRAADLAFVNVEGVLMDGGEPVKQCSNPSLCYLFRSPARYADTLAWAGFDVASLANNHARDFGEVGRTASMAALAKAGIAHTGREGDIASLDINGLRVAVVGFAPNIGSWSILDIQSASYLVQGLAIGHDVVIVSFHGGAEGADALHVTPGMESYYGEQRGDLMAFSRAVIDAGADLVIGHGPHVPRGLELYKERLIAYSLGNFATHWGISVSGLKGYAPILDVTLSADGRFESGRIVSAIQRRPNGVFIDNGHAAAKLMRELTASDFSGGNLDISPDGELRRAD is encoded by the coding sequence GTGAATAGTCTCCGCCCCGGGCTGTTGGTACTGCTGGTGCTGCTCGGCGCCTGCGCGACACCTGGCACGACGCGAGCTCCTGCACCCGAGGCCGACGCTGGACTTGATATTCCTGCTCGCGCGCCGCAAGAGCGGGCCGAACGCATCACCATTGCTGCCGTGGGCGATGTGATGCTGGGTTCCGATTTTCCAAGCAACCGACTGCCACCCGACGAGGGTCGCGGCCTGCTGGCCGATGTCGCCCCTGTGCTGCGCGCCGCCGACCTGGCGTTCGTGAATGTCGAAGGTGTCCTGATGGATGGCGGCGAGCCGGTCAAGCAATGCAGCAATCCCTCGCTTTGCTATCTCTTCCGGTCACCGGCGCGCTATGCCGACACATTGGCCTGGGCCGGCTTCGACGTGGCCAGCCTGGCCAACAACCATGCCCGCGATTTTGGCGAAGTCGGTCGCACCGCCAGCATGGCGGCGCTCGCGAAAGCAGGCATTGCGCACACCGGTCGGGAGGGCGATATCGCCAGCCTTGATATCAATGGTCTGCGTGTAGCGGTTGTCGGATTCGCACCGAACATAGGCTCCTGGTCGATTCTCGATATCCAGTCGGCCAGCTACCTGGTGCAGGGACTGGCCATTGGCCACGACGTGGTCATCGTGTCGTTCCATGGTGGTGCGGAAGGTGCCGATGCCCTGCACGTCACACCGGGCATGGAAAGCTATTACGGCGAGCAGCGGGGTGACCTGATGGCATTCTCGCGGGCCGTCATCGACGCCGGCGCCGACCTGGTTATCGGCCATGGACCGCACGTGCCGCGCGGCCTTGAGCTCTACAAGGAACGCCTGATCGCCTACAGCCTCGGTAATTTCGCGACGCACTGGGGCATCAGTGTTTCCGGTCTGAAGGGTTATGCACCCATCCTGGATGTCACGCTTTCCGCCGATGGGCGCTTTGAATCAGGCAGGATCGTGTCGGCCATCCAGCGGCGGCCGAATGGCGTGTTCATCGACAATGGGCATGCGGCGGCGAAACTGATGCGCGAACTCACGGCCAGCGATTTCAGTGGCGGCAATCTCGATATCTCGCCCGACGGCGAATTGCGGCGCGCCGACTAG
- a CDS encoding HNH endonuclease has product MPLEWINYQDAVRLYFSEQVAFSCGTDLYHIHGGHCAKTGERSVITVNSIIATYGDNHMIAKAHDKYVPPLNNHTLFKRDASLCLYCGKRFMNSDLSRDHVTPISQGGLDLWTNVVTSCKRCNNHKAGRTPEQANMELLAVPFTPTYAEYIYLKGRRILADQMDFLLAHFPRSSPLHERLKKRPLAS; this is encoded by the coding sequence ATGCCGCTCGAATGGATCAACTACCAGGACGCCGTCCGGCTCTATTTTTCCGAACAGGTCGCTTTTTCCTGCGGCACGGATCTCTACCACATCCATGGTGGCCACTGCGCCAAGACCGGCGAGCGTTCGGTCATCACCGTCAATTCGATCATTGCCACTTACGGCGACAACCACATGATCGCCAAGGCGCACGACAAGTACGTGCCACCCTTGAACAACCACACCCTGTTCAAGCGCGATGCAAGCCTGTGCCTGTATTGCGGCAAGCGCTTCATGAACTCGGACCTGTCGCGGGACCACGTCACCCCGATCAGCCAGGGCGGGCTCGACCTCTGGACCAATGTCGTGACGTCCTGCAAGCGCTGCAACAATCACAAGGCTGGCCGCACGCCGGAGCAGGCAAACATGGAATTGCTGGCCGTGCCGTTTACGCCAACCTATGCGGAATACATCTACCTCAAGGGTCGACGCATCCTTGCCGACCAGATGGATTTCCTGCTGGCGCATTTCCCTCGCAGCTCGCCCTTGCACGAGCGGTTGAAAAAGCGCCCGCTGGCAAGCTGA